One Myxococcota bacterium DNA segment encodes these proteins:
- a CDS encoding EVE domain-containing protein yields MPWILKTEPSAFSYADLEHDKKTCWDGVRNYQARNHLKSMKKGDDCFIYESVGPKEVVGTAKVSREAYPDPKDPQWVCVDITLGKRLKKAVTLAELKAHPTLKEISLVKQSRLSVCPISEKEWALIAKFPDL; encoded by the coding sequence ATGCCTTGGATCTTGAAGACCGAACCGTCCGCCTTCAGCTACGCCGATTTGGAACACGATAAAAAGACCTGCTGGGATGGCGTGCGCAATTACCAAGCGCGCAACCATCTGAAATCGATGAAAAAAGGCGACGACTGCTTTATTTATGAATCGGTCGGGCCCAAAGAAGTTGTCGGAACCGCCAAAGTCTCACGTGAGGCCTACCCCGACCCCAAAGACCCACAGTGGGTCTGCGTCGATATCACCTTAGGCAAAAGGCTAAAAAAAGCCGTAACCCTCGCAGAACTAAAAGCTCACCCTACGCTGAAAGAGATTAGCTTGGTGAAGCAATCCCGCCTAAGTGTTTGCCCCATTAGTGAGAAAGAGTGGGCTCTGATTGCCAAGTTTCCGGATTTATGA
- a CDS encoding TerC family protein — MFELLTDPNTYLSLITLTALEIVLGIDNILFISIVCARLPKEQQETARKLGLSLALFGRLALLFSLSWLLSLKDPLFSIMGHWFTGHDLVFGLGGLFLVYKATQEIFYAVEGVSQERTVRVVTMRAAIFQILMLDIVFSLDSIITAVGLASQLSIMAVAIIIAIVIMLVASKYVSDFLDRNPSMKVLGLSFLLLIGVLLIAEAFGQEVSRIYVYFALGFSSFVELVNLRMRSKTNKL; from the coding sequence ATGTTCGAGCTATTAACTGATCCAAATACCTATTTAAGCCTAATTACTTTGACTGCCCTCGAAATCGTGCTGGGCATCGACAACATTCTGTTCATCAGCATTGTTTGCGCCAGACTGCCTAAAGAGCAGCAAGAAACCGCTCGCAAACTGGGACTTTCCTTAGCCCTATTTGGCCGGCTGGCACTTTTGTTCTCGCTGTCATGGCTTTTGTCCCTCAAAGATCCCCTGTTTTCCATCATGGGCCATTGGTTTACCGGTCATGATTTGGTTTTTGGTTTGGGCGGGCTATTTTTGGTTTATAAAGCCACTCAGGAAATCTTTTACGCCGTGGAAGGTGTGTCTCAAGAACGAACAGTTCGAGTCGTCACCATGCGTGCTGCCATTTTCCAAATCTTGATGCTGGATATCGTGTTCTCACTGGATTCGATTATCACTGCGGTCGGCCTGGCATCTCAGCTAAGCATCATGGCGGTTGCCATCATCATTGCCATCGTTATCATGCTGGTCGCCTCTAAATACGTCAGCGACTTCTTAGACAGGAACCCTTCGATGAAAGTCTTGGGTCTATCGTTCTTGTTGCTGATTGGCGTGCTATTAATCGCCGAAGCATTCGGGCAAGAAGTATCCAGAATCTACGTCTATTTTGCCCTCGGATTTTCAAGCTTTGTTGAGCTGGTCAATCTAAGAATGCGCTCGAAGACAAACAAGTTATAG
- a CDS encoding ABC transporter ATP-binding protein: MKLEVNDLSKSYFLDGKEVPVLSHLSWSVPSGDMQTITGPSGAGKSTLLHILGTLDAPTGGEVLLDGQNIFALRATRMSRFRNEKIGFVFQFHHLLPELTAVENVQLPLLIGGFSKKQAALRAEKWLERVGLAARLAHRPGELSGGEQQRVALARALVTHPKLLLADEPTGNLDEATGIAIVDLIRELNVELGMTVLMVTHNPRLVGEKSFQLRNSLLSTAP; encoded by the coding sequence ATGAAGTTAGAAGTGAATGACCTTTCTAAAAGCTACTTTTTGGATGGCAAAGAGGTGCCGGTATTAAGCCACTTGAGTTGGAGCGTTCCTTCAGGGGATATGCAGACCATCACTGGTCCTTCGGGCGCTGGTAAAAGCACGCTGCTGCATATCTTGGGGACGTTGGACGCGCCGACGGGCGGCGAAGTATTGCTGGACGGCCAGAATATTTTTGCGCTTCGGGCGACTCGGATGTCCAGATTTAGAAACGAAAAAATTGGCTTCGTATTTCAATTTCACCATCTGTTGCCTGAACTCACGGCGGTTGAAAATGTGCAATTGCCCCTGTTGATTGGCGGCTTTAGTAAAAAGCAAGCCGCCTTAAGAGCAGAAAAATGGCTTGAACGCGTCGGTTTGGCCGCCAGATTGGCGCATCGGCCGGGTGAGCTGTCCGGCGGCGAGCAACAGCGTGTGGCCTTGGCGCGGGCATTGGTGACGCATCCCAAATTACTGCTGGCGGATGAACCAACAGGCAATCTCGACGAAGCAACTGGAATTGCCATTGTGGATTTGATTCGGGAACTCAACGTGGAGCTGGGCATGACCGTATTAATGGTGACTCATAATCCCCGTTTGGTGGGTGAGAAGAGTTTTCAGTTGCGTAATTCCCTGCTATCAACAGCTCCATGA